A genomic segment from Diospyros lotus cultivar Yz01 chromosome 5, ASM1463336v1, whole genome shotgun sequence encodes:
- the LOC127802277 gene encoding uncharacterized protein LOC127802277: MGAKRKKVNLVAGGTQRPSGQSGVNYDLDPREVDCDKASGPVEELEEVLTSEVDAGRRLKLGKNLAPEVKCQLVEFLKANLDVFAWNHEDMVGIAPDVISHRLNVDPSYKSVQQKRRPMTLERYAALKEEMDKLLDNGFIREAQYPVWVANPVLVKKKNGKWRTCIDFTDLNKACPKDSFPLPRIDQLVDATTGHQLLSFMDAYSEYNQIPMNPSEEEHTSFITDLGLYCYKVMPFGLKNAGATYQRLVNTMFKAQIGRTMEVYVDDTLVKSEQVADHVRDLGEMFNILRSYRMKLNPLKCAFGVASGKFLGFMVNNRGIEANPKKIKALLDMRSPTKKKDVQSLTGQVAALNRFISKATDKCIPFFNMLRKAQGFNWSEECELAFQQLKAYMGYAPLLSKPKDGERLVVYLGVSEHALSAALVREEEGVQYPVFYVSKRLVDAETRYTPMEKLAYCLVAASRKLRPYFQAHQIDVLTKYPLKQILQKPDTSGRLLKWAIELAQFDLEYKPRTAIKGQALADFIAEFTGPAQVGEEASEGPSWELYVDGSSNDQGTGAGVLLISPEGHRILCALRFGFPATNNEAKYEALLAGLRLAKEVRAEAVVIFSDSQLVVNQIRGEYQVKGTKMAAYLLKVRELLALLPKFKVRQIPRSQNSHADTLAWLATARDTEFLGAIPVEFLAAPSIEQSAETMVIDTPQGSWMSPILEYLRGEKLLVDKLEARRLQARAVRYCIYDEVLYKRGFIAPLLRCIEGPDCRTVLEEIHAGHCGNHAGALSLAQKALRQGFYWPTMKQDAIELVKKCEKCQRFGVPQQIITDNGTQFTSEQFIRFCESLSIQKSFTAVDHPQANGQAEAVNKIIKHAFSCRRQLAPVLWAYRTTARTSTGETPFSLAYGSEAMILAEYEVTNQRRATFNPEGNHELLVVNLDLLEEARDIARFKIVVYQQRVTRHYNRKV; encoded by the exons ATGGGggccaaaagaaagaaagtgaatCTGGTCGCAGGCGGAACTCAGCGACCTTCAGGTCAGAGCGGGGTAAACTACGACCTGGATCCCCGAGAAGTGGATTGTGACAAGGCCTCCGGCCCGGTAGAAGAACTTGAAGAGGTCCTGACCAGCGAGGTAGATGCTGGAAGGCGTCTGAAGCTCGGAAAGAATCTAGCCCCTGAGGTAAAGTGTCAATTGGTTGaattccttaaagctaacctagATGTGTTTGCATGGAACCATGAAGATATGGTAGGCATAGCCCCGGATGTCATATCGCACAGGCTGAACGTGGACCCCAGTTACAAATCAGTGCagcagaagaggaggccaatgactctaGAGCGTTATGCCGCCCTTAAAGAGGAGATGGATAAGCTCCTGGACAATGGATTCATCAGAGAAGCCCAGTACCCAGTCTGGGTAGCCAATCCAGTCCTGGTGAAGAAAAAGAACGGAAaatggaggacctgcatcgacttcaccgacctgaataAGGCTTGCCCaaaagacagctttccccttCCCAGGATTGACCAACTCGTGGATGCAACAACAGGGCACcagctcctcagtttcatggatgcctactCGGAatacaaccagatccccatgaatCCTAGCGAAGAGGAGCACACGTCGTTTATCACCGATCTTGGGCTGTACTGCTACAAGGTTATGCCGTTCGGACTGAAGAATGCTGGGGCCACCTACCAGAGGCTCGTGAATACGATGTTCAAAGCGCAGATTGGGAGAACAATGGAAGTATATGTCGACGATACGCTGGTTAAATCTGAGCAGGTCGCAGATCATGTTCGCGATTTAGGAGAAATGTTCAACATCCTCAGGAGCTACCGCATGAAACTAAATCCACTGAAGTGCGCTTTTGGAGTGGCTTccggaaaattcttgggattcaTGGTCAACAACAGAGGCATCGAGGCCAAcccgaaaaaaataaaagcctTGCTAGATATGAGATCTCCCACAAAGAAGAAGGATGTGCAGAGCCTTACCGGTCAGGTCGCTGCCCTGAACCGGTTTATCTCCAAGGCGACTGACAAGTGTATTCCTTTCTTCAATATGTTAAGGAAGGCCCAAGGCTTCAATTGGAGTGAAGAATGCGAGCTCGCCTTCCAGCAGTTGAAGGCGTACATGGGGTACGCGCCGTTACTTTCAAAACCTAAGGATGGGGAAAGATTGGTCGTCTACCTGGGAGTGTCAGAGCACGCCCTTAGCGCAGCATTGGTTCGGGAGGAAGAAGGGGTGCAATACCCCGTCTTCTACGTCAGCAAGAGGTTGGTAGACGCGGAAACAAGGTACACACCGATGGAGAAGCTCGCTTACTGCCTAGTCGCAGCATCGAGGAAGCTGCGCCCATACTTCCAGGCCCATCAGATCGATGTTCTGACCAAGTACCCCCTGAAGCAGATTTTGCAGAAACCAGACACTTCAGGTCGCCTGCTGAAATGGGCGatcgagctcgctcagttcgacttggaatacaaaccaaggacggctATAAAAGGACAAGCACTCGCGGATTTCATTGCTGAATTCACTGGACCAGCCCAAGTGGGAGAAGAAGCCTCAGAAGGACCGTCCTGGGAGCTATATGTTGACGGATCGTCAAACGATCAAGGAACTGGGGCAGGAGTTTTGTTAATCAGCCCGGAGGGCCACAGGATCCTCTGTGCCCTGCGATTCGGTTTCCCAGCTACCAACAATGAGGCCAAGTACGAAGCATTGCTCGCAGGGCTACGCCTGGCAAAGGAGGTACGAGCTGAAGCAGTTGTAATCTTCAGCGACTCCCAACTGGTCGTTAATCAAATACGGGGGGAATATCAAGTGAAAGGAACAAAGATGGCGGCGTACCTGCTCAAAGTACGCGAGCTCCTGGCCCTTCTCCCAAAATTCAAGGTACGCCAGATTCCCCGTTCTCAAAATTCCCATGCGGACACACTAGCTTGGCTGGCAACTGCGCGAGATACAGAGTTCTTGGGGGCTATACCGGTGGAATTTCTAGCTGCCCCTAGCATAGAACAATCGGCTGAGACGATGGTGATTGACACGCCCCAGGGTTCATGGATGAGTCCTATTCTGGAGTATCTGCGGGGCGAAAAGCTGCTAGTGGACAAACTCGAAGCGCGCAGACTGCAAGCTCGAGCTGTCCGCTACTGTATCTACGATGAGGTGTTGTATAAGCGAGGATTCATAGCTCCACTGTTAAGGTGTATCGAGGGCCCTGATTGTCGGACCGTGCTGGAAGAAATACATGCTGGACATTGCGGCAACCACGCTGGGGCTCTGTCGCTAGCTCAGAAAGCACTTCGGCAGGGATTCTATTGGCCCACGATGAAACAGGATGCGATAGAGCTGGTGAAGAAGTGTGAAAAGTGCCAACG GTTTGGGGTCCCACAGCAGATAATTACGGACAACGGGActcaattcaccagcgagcagtTCATTCGGTTTTGCGAGTCACTAAGCATTCAGAAGAGCTTCACGGCCGTAGACCATCCCCAAGCGAACGGGCAAGCAGAGGCAGTTAACAAGATCATTAAACACGCTTTTTCGTGTAGACGACAGCTCGCACCAGTGCTCTGGGCATATCGGACGACAGCTCGCACCAGCACAGGGGAAACTCCTTTTTCGTTGGCCTACGGATCCGAAGCTATGATCCTAGCAGAATACGAGGTGACAAACCAGCGAAGAGCCACCTTCAACCCAGAAGGGAATCACGAACTGCTAGTTGTAAATTTAGACCTACTGGAGGAAGCAAGAGACATAGCTCGTTTCAAGATCGTTGTATACCAACAAAGGGTGACGCGTCACTATAACAGAAAAGTCTAG
- the LOC127802278 gene encoding uncharacterized protein LOC127802278 — MEKRREDFGRPNPIKTPNKFRNWEKFYAYHNEVGHDTSECYALKDVIEELIRRGRLRDYVVRPANQPPQQTNKQRPPPEDEHAPAVRTIYTIHGGPHLAGTSNRSHERYVREANHVLIAGSVEQMGPPKRARVAMKEITFSEEDARDIHWPHNDALVIRAHIGNMEVRRIMMDTDSWVNVMYRACFDQMGLGPK; from the coding sequence atggaaaagaggagagaagatTTTGGGAGGCCGAACCCGATAAAAACTCCCAATAAGTTCAGAAACTGGGAGAAGTTTTATGCGTACCACAACGAGGTGGGGCACGACACCTCCGAATGCTACGCCCTGAAAGATGTAATTGAAGAACTGATTCGAAGGGGCCGGCTGCGAGATTACGTGGTGCGACCTGCAAACCAGCCACCCCAGCAGACGAATAAACAACGACCTCCCCCCGAGGATGAGCATGCGCCTGCGGTTCGAACGATCTACACAATCCACGGTGGACCTCACCTCGCGGGTACATCGAACAGGTCACATGAAAGGTATGTACGCGAAGCTAATCACGTCTTGATAGCAGGATCTGTTGAGCAGATGGGACCGCCTAAGCGAGCTAGGGTGGCAATGAAAGAAATCACCTTCTCCGAAGAAGATGCCAGGGACATACACTGGCCGCACAATGACGCCCTTGTCATTCGTGCCCACATCGGCAACATGGAGGTACGAAGAATAATGATGGACACTGACAGCTGGGTAAATGTGATGTATAGGGCCTGTTTCGACCAGATGGGACTAGGGCCCAAGTAA
- the LOC127802279 gene encoding uncharacterized protein LOC127802279 — protein MREVKLEALPRRFKVPSISQYNGDSDPYDHLDAFNVQMDLQTTSSLVRCRVFPATLGDIPRAWLRSLPSRSIGSWEECQRRFLGRYKALRRQLAPPCHLATVFQRSSESLKDYITRFRHEVSNVESPSDESILTAISAGLRKDGKLYESIYKSPITDLGEFYERAAKEIRWEEAFGSKKPVGHREEAESSSQDRKRNDGGNGKDNRDERSSNQVAKRA, from the coding sequence ATGAGAGAAGTCAAGCTCGAAGCTCTCCCCAGGAGATTCAAGGTTCCGAGCATATCGCAGTacaatggggacagcgacccctatgaccATCTGGATGCATTCAATGTCCAAATGGACCTGCAGACCACTAGCTCGCTGGTAAGGTGCCGGGTGTTCCCTGCGACCTTGGGAGATATTCCGCGTGCTTGGCTTAGAAGCCTTCCATCTCGCAGCATTGGCAGCTGGGAAGAATGCCAGCGGAGGTTCCTCGGTCGGTACAAGGCACTGAGGCGGCAGCTCGCTCCTCCGTGCCACCTCGCCACGGTCTTCCAAAGGTCGAGCGAGTCCCTCAAGGACTACATCACCAGGTTCCGGCATGAGGTGAGTAACGTCGAAAGTCCCTCTGATGAAAGTATCTTGACGGCCATCTCAGCCGGCCTTCGAAAAGACGggaagctctacgagagcatctacaaATCCCCCATTACTGATCTGGGAGAGTTCTATGAGCGAGCTGCAAAGGAGATCCGGTGGGAAGAGGCATTCGGTTCGAAGAAGCCCGTCGGACATAGGGAGGAAGCCGAAAGTTCTAGCCAAGACAGGAAAAGAAACGACGGGGGAAATGGAAAGGACAACCGTGATGAGAGGTCTAGCAATCAGGTAGCCAAGCGAGCTTGA